A single genomic interval of Spirosoma taeanense harbors:
- a CDS encoding histidine kinase translates to MTREQLIGTIGKNGRRLKMRASELAGFDFSGLDLTQADLRFSNLARANFRGAILRQADLSFSDLKGADFTNADLYEANLSFSGLEGIDLTGANVEGAQFNFSGRSNYRPEPTRPEPISLTNLLQKPGWGIFIGAALGALLIYGCNAVIYFTHLIWTAKDPVIAGLYRFLIIQNITDGVVVFLLTWALSGWLSRQFQAVWKRHAFITFVIIISFFVLNNILYLWLGKAFIDELAKRPNGFQQSAPWFTYVVGDLLIANFFLYVLQQGRQLTRKLSDQEFQILNMEKLKTRAELDALQAKINPHFLYNALNSIASLVHDDPEKAEEMTLLLSKLFRYSTGRDGNLFATLADELEMVRTYLQVEQVRFGNRLTFSVDVADSGLNDLKLPQFLLQPIVENAIKHGIAKRADSGRVDVRIYQKNDELHLCVHDNGPAFPDNMDGGYGLRSIQDKLKLLYGDDARVELQNWPIKQVLISISMAKIKAGYTTVTPEA, encoded by the coding sequence ATGACTCGTGAACAGTTAATTGGTACCATCGGGAAAAACGGCCGACGCCTTAAAATGCGGGCGTCGGAGCTGGCTGGTTTTGATTTTAGCGGCCTTGACCTGACCCAGGCCGATCTGCGTTTTTCGAACCTCGCCCGAGCCAACTTTCGAGGGGCCATTCTGCGGCAGGCCGACCTGAGTTTTTCGGATCTGAAAGGCGCCGACTTCACCAATGCCGACCTGTATGAAGCGAACCTAAGCTTTAGCGGTCTGGAAGGCATCGATCTGACAGGAGCGAACGTAGAGGGCGCTCAGTTCAACTTTTCGGGCCGCAGCAACTATCGGCCCGAACCAACCCGGCCGGAACCAATCTCCCTGACCAATCTGCTGCAAAAACCTGGCTGGGGTATCTTTATCGGGGCTGCACTGGGGGCGCTGCTGATTTATGGCTGTAATGCCGTTATTTATTTTACCCATTTAATCTGGACCGCCAAAGATCCAGTCATCGCGGGTCTGTACCGGTTTCTGATCATTCAGAATATTACAGACGGGGTGGTGGTCTTTCTGCTGACCTGGGCGTTATCGGGCTGGCTGTCGCGTCAGTTCCAGGCGGTCTGGAAGCGGCACGCCTTTATTACGTTTGTAATTATAATCAGCTTTTTTGTCTTGAACAACATTCTCTATTTGTGGTTGGGAAAAGCGTTTATTGACGAACTGGCAAAGCGCCCGAACGGCTTTCAGCAGAGCGCGCCCTGGTTTACCTATGTTGTAGGCGACCTGCTGATCGCCAACTTCTTTCTGTATGTTCTGCAGCAGGGCCGTCAGCTCACTCGAAAACTCTCCGATCAGGAATTTCAGATCCTGAACATGGAAAAGCTGAAAACCCGCGCGGAGTTAGATGCGTTGCAGGCTAAAATCAACCCGCATTTTCTTTACAATGCCCTGAACAGCATCGCCAGCCTGGTGCATGACGATCCTGAAAAAGCGGAGGAAATGACGTTGCTTCTGTCGAAACTGTTCCGCTATTCGACTGGCCGCGATGGTAATCTATTCGCGACGCTGGCCGACGAACTGGAAATGGTCCGAACGTATCTGCAGGTTGAACAGGTACGCTTTGGCAACCGCCTTACATTTAGTGTCGACGTAGCCGACTCAGGACTTAATGACCTGAAACTGCCTCAGTTTTTGCTTCAGCCAATCGTTGAGAATGCTATCAAGCACGGCATTGCCAAGCGCGCCGATTCCGGCCGGGTCGACGTCCGGATATATCAGAAAAACGATGAACTCCACCTATGTGTCCACGACAATGGCCCGGCCTTCCCCGACAACATGGACGGGGGCTACGGCCTGCGCAGCATTCAGGATAAACTCAAGTTGCTTTACGGCGACGACGCCCGCGTTGAACTTCAGAACTGGCCCATTAAGCAGGTCCTGATATCGATTAGCATGGCCAAAATCAAGGCTGGTTACACCACCGTAACCCCCGAGGCTTAA
- a CDS encoding NAD(P)/FAD-dependent oxidoreductase, translating into MTIDFLIVGQGVAGSALAWTLDQRGCSLLVADAPGLPSASSVAAGIVNPLTGRKLVRTWKADELFPFLHQFYTDTEQALGVQFFHPRTIYRPFRSEAEKMAYLTLTADPDIQRYIQKEVDNELYKDFINNSFGGIEVTQAGWLDLGEYVRVIKGYFIKKNQYYEGIITPDELTIKAHNVTWNGLTINKVIFCDGVQARQNPLFDWLPYNPVKGQILTALVDQYPITAIVNQGVFILPIRRGLVRIGATYSWHDLDWQTTDEGREFLHSKVRAVLKVPYQIVAQQAGIRPSTKDRRPFIGLHPSHPAVGIFGGMGTKGVSLAPYLAEQFARHLLDGEELEPEANISRCVSL; encoded by the coding sequence ATGACGATCGATTTCCTAATCGTAGGGCAGGGAGTGGCCGGTTCAGCCCTGGCCTGGACACTCGACCAGCGGGGGTGTTCATTGCTCGTGGCCGACGCCCCAGGCTTACCGTCGGCGTCGTCGGTGGCGGCTGGGATTGTGAATCCGCTGACGGGCCGGAAGCTGGTTCGCACCTGGAAAGCCGATGAACTGTTTCCGTTTCTTCACCAGTTTTATACCGACACCGAGCAGGCGCTGGGCGTGCAGTTTTTTCATCCCAGAACCATCTACCGGCCCTTTCGCTCTGAGGCCGAAAAAATGGCTTATCTAACCCTGACCGCCGACCCCGATATTCAGCGGTATATCCAGAAGGAAGTTGATAATGAGTTGTATAAAGACTTTATCAACAATTCGTTCGGCGGCATCGAAGTAACCCAGGCGGGCTGGCTCGATTTGGGCGAATACGTCCGGGTAATCAAAGGCTATTTCATTAAAAAAAATCAATACTACGAAGGAATTATAACGCCTGATGAGCTGACAATAAAGGCCCATAACGTAACGTGGAACGGCCTGACGATTAATAAAGTCATATTTTGCGATGGGGTGCAGGCCCGCCAGAATCCATTATTCGACTGGCTCCCTTACAATCCGGTGAAAGGCCAGATTCTGACGGCCTTGGTCGACCAGTATCCGATTACGGCAATCGTGAATCAGGGCGTATTTATTTTGCCCATTCGGCGCGGATTGGTCCGGATTGGCGCTACCTATTCCTGGCACGATCTGGATTGGCAAACAACCGACGAGGGTCGCGAGTTTTTACATTCGAAAGTGCGTGCTGTTCTGAAAGTTCCGTATCAGATCGTTGCGCAGCAGGCTGGAATTCGACCATCGACCAAAGACCGCCGGCCTTTTATTGGTCTGCATCCGTCGCATCCGGCCGTGGGTATTTTTGGGGGTATGGGTACCAAAGGCGTTTCGCTGGCGCCCTACCTGGCCGAGCAGTTCGCCCGGCACCTGCTGGACGGTGAAGAATTAGAGCCGGAAGCGAATATTAGCCGCTGTGTTTCGTTATAG
- a CDS encoding LytR/AlgR family response regulator transcription factor, with the protein MNFPLKTLLIDDESLAVNRLRRLLDKHRDTFEVAGEAPNGAEGLTLVESTRPDVIFLDIEMPLLNGFEMLSRLTFMPMVVFATAFDQYAIRAFEENSVDYLLKPIEAERLARTAQKIRMLVERTKLSEPISNPMTENVMRLLAQMQPKKEIYSISVKSGDKIRLIPLSDIAYFEAEDKYVFLATMDGQKFLTTYTLTTLTEKLPDTFVRVSRSVLVNRHKIAEVHRHFDGKFMLAMTDKKATKLTTGSTYGEAVRQMLEL; encoded by the coding sequence ATGAACTTCCCACTCAAAACATTGCTTATCGACGATGAGTCCTTAGCTGTCAACCGGCTCCGTCGTTTGCTGGACAAACACCGCGACACCTTTGAGGTCGCCGGTGAGGCTCCCAACGGCGCCGAAGGGCTGACGCTCGTTGAATCCACCCGCCCCGACGTCATTTTTCTGGACATTGAAATGCCGTTGCTGAATGGGTTTGAGATGCTTTCGCGGCTGACGTTCATGCCGATGGTCGTCTTTGCAACCGCCTTCGATCAATACGCCATCCGGGCTTTTGAAGAAAACTCGGTCGACTACCTGCTCAAACCGATCGAAGCCGAGCGTCTGGCGCGCACCGCCCAGAAAATCCGAATGCTGGTTGAACGTACCAAACTCAGCGAACCCATCAGTAACCCCATGACCGAGAACGTCATGCGACTGCTGGCGCAGATGCAGCCTAAAAAAGAAATCTACTCCATCTCCGTCAAGTCTGGCGACAAAATCCGGCTCATTCCCCTATCCGACATTGCGTATTTTGAGGCCGAGGATAAATACGTGTTTCTGGCGACGATGGACGGTCAGAAGTTTCTGACGACCTATACCCTCACCACGCTCACCGAAAAACTACCCGATACGTTCGTGCGGGTGAGCCGGTCGGTGCTCGTCAACCGGCATAAAATCGCCGAAGTCCACCGGCATTTCGACGGTAAGTTCATGCTGGCCATGACCGACAAAAAAGCCACGAAACTCACCACGGGCAGCACCTACGGCGAGGCCGTCCGGCAAATGCTGGA
- a CDS encoding GNAT family N-acetyltransferase, producing MTTTLVTFQLKTCRLRPWREGDVESLARYASNRLIWNNVRDFFPYPYTPRDAHSWVRSNKSYQQPNNLAIEVDGQAVGNIGFTVKDDIYRYNAEIGYWLGEPYWGRGIMSEAVPVMTDYIFGNFQVNRLFACVLEGNIGSMKVLESAGFRHEAIHKKAAVKNNQYLDEHIFALLRSEFRGL from the coding sequence TTGACGACTACATTGGTAACCTTTCAGCTCAAAACGTGCCGACTTCGTCCCTGGCGCGAGGGCGACGTAGAGTCATTGGCCCGTTATGCCAGCAATCGGCTTATCTGGAACAATGTCCGGGATTTTTTTCCGTATCCATACACCCCCCGTGATGCTCATTCGTGGGTACGTTCCAATAAGTCGTATCAACAACCTAACAACCTGGCTATTGAAGTAGACGGACAGGCGGTGGGCAACATTGGCTTTACGGTTAAAGACGATATATACCGGTACAATGCGGAGATTGGTTACTGGCTTGGCGAACCGTACTGGGGGCGCGGAATCATGTCGGAAGCGGTTCCGGTAATGACCGATTATATATTTGGCAACTTCCAGGTCAATCGGTTATTTGCCTGCGTACTGGAAGGCAACATTGGGTCGATGAAAGTGCTAGAGTCGGCCGGATTTCGTCACGAAGCGATTCATAAGAAGGCCGCCGTAAAAAATAATCAGTACCTGGACGAACATATTTTTGCCCTGCTGCGCTCCGAATTCAGGGGCTTGTAA
- the cmk gene encoding (d)CMP kinase produces the protein MPKIVIAIDGYSSCGKSTTAKAVAARMGYGYIDTGAMYRAVSLFFIQERISFSNHREVKAALEHIHITFNHNNRTGKNETCLNGLNVEEEIRKMYISNIVSEVSAIPEVRWAMVAQQQKMGRRRGVVMDGRDIGTKVFPDAEVKVFMTADTFTRAKRRQQELLEKGEMINLEEIIRNLEKRDLIDTTRSESPLVQAPDATLLDTSFMTIEEQVDWVIELADRRLAEIHRNS, from the coding sequence ATGCCGAAGATAGTTATTGCAATAGACGGATATTCAAGTTGCGGAAAGAGTACTACCGCAAAGGCCGTGGCTGCCCGAATGGGCTATGGGTATATTGATACCGGCGCGATGTACCGCGCAGTGAGTTTGTTTTTCATCCAGGAGCGAATCTCCTTTTCCAATCACCGGGAAGTTAAGGCGGCTCTGGAGCACATTCACATTACGTTCAATCACAATAACCGAACGGGTAAGAACGAAACCTGTCTCAATGGCCTGAACGTTGAAGAGGAGATTCGCAAAATGTATATCTCCAACATCGTCAGCGAGGTCAGTGCAATTCCAGAAGTACGTTGGGCGATGGTGGCGCAGCAGCAGAAGATGGGCCGCCGGCGGGGGGTAGTTATGGATGGACGTGATATTGGCACGAAAGTGTTTCCCGACGCCGAAGTCAAAGTCTTCATGACGGCCGATACGTTTACCCGCGCCAAACGCCGGCAGCAGGAACTGCTCGAAAAAGGTGAAATGATCAATCTGGAAGAGATTATTCGTAATCTCGAGAAGCGGGACTTGATTGATACCACCCGTTCCGAAAGTCCGCTCGTACAGGCCCCCGACGCTACGCTGCTGGATACGTCCTTTATGACCATTGAAGAACAGGTGGACTGGGTGATTGAACTGGCCGACCGTCGGCTGGCCGAAATTCACCGCAATAGTTAA